Sequence from the Dehalococcoidales bacterium genome:
CCCGATAATGCCCAGGCCATAAGTGGCCACGGCTATCCAGAGGAAGATCGGTTCTCCGGCCAGCAGGAAGAGAAAAGCTCCGATGCTTTGAATCAGGAAGGGAGCTATCCTGACCATGCGTTTATGGGCGTGCTCGGCAATGAACCCCATAAAAAAGACGGCGGTGGTCATAATGATAGCCCTGAAGGTAATCACAGCCGCCACCATCGTATCAGTGTGACCCAGGTCCTGGATATATGGCGCCAGGCTGATGTTAATCGCCTGGAAAGCCATGTTGTCGATTGCGTAGGCGCCGGCCAGAAGCCAGAAGGTCCTGGTCCTCAACACTTCCCGGCGGTTCCAGGTGGCTTCTCCTGCTGGCGGTACCTTACCGGCGGAACTTTCCAGTGCCTGGAGGCTTTCGAGTTCGGTGGTACTGGGCTCAATTCCATCAGGGTGAAGCCCCATATCCTCGGGACGGCGGCGCATCAGAAAGATCGACGGGATAAGAACAACCAGCCAGGTGACCACGGCGAAGACGAAGAACATGGTCCGCCAGCCGGAGGCGGCGATGACGAATACGGTCACCGGAGTCATAATGATGTTGCTCAGTTGCCCTCCCGCGTGGGCAAAGGCTACCGCTCGCCCCCGTTTCCGGATGAACCAGTTGTTAATGGCGACATTGGTTACAAGGCTGCCCATCAATGTGAAACCGATGGCGCCGATGACGC
This genomic interval carries:
- a CDS encoding MFS transporter; its protein translation is MASGKKPRYFYGWNIVAAAFLAQIAYAEQHSSVLGLFFRPLQNELGWSRTALAAIQTIARVTEALAAPFVGPLADRFGPRVLMPVGALIVGLAMLGVTQIDFLWQFYLLRSVIGAIGFTLMGSLVTNVAINNWFIRKRGRAVAFAHAGGQLSNIIMTPVTVFVIAASGWRTMFFVFAVVTWLVVLIPSIFLMRRRPEDMGLHPDGIEPSTTELESLQALESSAGKVPPAGEATWNRREVLRTRTFWLLAGAYAIDNMAFQAINISLAPYIQDLGHTDTMVAAVITFRAIIMTTAVFFMGFIAEHAHKRMVRIAPFLIQSIGAFLFLLAGEPIFLWIAVATYGLGIIGVSVTQEVVWANYYGRLNLGMVRSMGYLFAFGFAGSGPIIMNFAFDMLGSYRPAFTVIIGLFIAAAILMATTNPPKPGRYASAADITAR